The Moorella glycerini genomic interval TACTGTGTAACCTTGGGCTTCTATTTGCTTTACTAACCGCCTTATTCGGCGTTCTCGTTCTTCTTTGGTATAGTAGTTTGGTCCTGGATCCTGGTAATGGGCTTTATCTTTTAGGAGATGGTAGATAATTTTTATCAGACTATGGGCGATGGCTAGCAGGGCTTTTTTCTTGCCTAGTCGTGGCGCTAATCGACGATATTTCGCGGAGAGATAGCTGTCTTTTGTTCGTATTGCGGCCCAGGAACATTGGACTAATATTGCTCTTAAGTGTTGATTTCCTTTACGGGTTTTCCCACTCTTTCGTTTACCGGCACTTTCGTTGTTACCGGGACAGACCCCTGCCCATGAGGCTAAATGGTCAGCATCAGGAAAGGGGGTCATGTCGACGCCTATTTCGGCAATTATATCCTGGGCTGCTTCTTTTTTTATGCCGTTTACTTCAGCTAGTCTCCCCGCTTCTTCGAAAAAAGGCTCCATCCTTTTTTCGATTTCGGCATTTAGTTCTTCGATTTGTTGCTCTAAAAACTCCAGGTGCTCTAGTTGTTGTTTCAACAATAGCCGGGTATGTTCTTCTATTTTCCCCTCCAGGGCTTTTTCTAGTTCTGGTATCTTCTTGCGTAATTTCCCCCTGGCCATTTGCGCTAGTTCTTTTGGATCTTCGTTCCCGTTAAGCATCGCTTTTAGTATCTCTCGCCCTGATACGCCCATGATATCTGTGGCTACTGAACTTAATTTGATATTGCTGTTTTCTAGCTGCTTTTGGACCCTTTGCACCTCGCGGCTGTGTTCTGCTACCAAAGCCGCCCTATACCTGGTTAACTCCCTTAATTCCCTTATTTCTTTCGGCGGGATAAAGCTTCCTGCTAGCAGGCCATGCCTTAAAAGTTCGGCTAGCCACACCGCGTCTTTGCAGTCGGTTTTCTTCCCCTTTAAGGCTTTAAAGTGTTCGGGGTTGATCAATATTAATTCTGGTATTTGGCCTTCTAAAATGTTGTATATCGGTTTCCAATATACTCCGGTGCTTTCCATGGCTACGGCAGTAACTCCGTTTTCTAAAAGCCATCCCCGTAACCCTTCTAAGTCTTCGGTCATGGTGCCAAAGGTTCTTATTTCTTGTTTTAGTTGTTTTTCTCCTGGCGTGATCAGACACGCCACTACCTTTTTCTTGTGGACATCTAGCCCACAGCAGCGTTCATACACTACTTCCATTTCGTGGTTTCTTGCTTTCCCCTCTTTCTTTTTTATTTTTTATTTAACTACTGCCAAGAGACACCTCCATGGTCTAAGAATCTCCTCCACGTGCTCAGCCTTCCAAGGCGGGTACTTTACCTTGTTGAGGCCTGCTTTACAGTTCGTGGTTCCTAAAGGTGTCTGGATCAGACTCCTCCTCGGGCTCCTTGTCCGGCACCAGAGCGAAATCGATCCTTTTCATGGCAGTGTTTTAACTTATACTATCACCTATTTCATGTGTCGTGGAGGGGGCGCCAGCCCCCATGGGGGGCTCCTCCGAAAATAACTCTATTGCAGGCTGGCATTGTCGCGCTCGCTCCCTGGCCCTTGTGGAGCGGCCTAAGGCTCAGCCTCGGGCTTAAGGCGGGGTTCCCGGCCTATTCGGCATCCTTGCCTTTAGAATCCGGCCGAAGGCCTCGCTGTCCTCGGCCCCGCTTATCATCCCTCAGCTTCGCCCGGGCCGCTTCGCCACTCGGTAGAAGCTCGCTCGCTTCCGACAAATGCCAGCCAGGATTTTCATGCCCTCGCTGGTGGCGGCGTGCTGCCATGAGGGAGTCCTCAGCTTTTCTTCCAGCGGGACCCGTGGGGGGTATCCTCCAGGATTATCCCCAGGGCTTTGAGACGGTCGCGGATGGCATCGGCCGTGGCCCAGTCTTTGCGCTGCCGGGCTTCCTGGCGGATACTTAAAATGATGTCCATGAGGCCTTCCAGGAGGGCATCATCCAGCTGCTGCTGGGGCCGGCCAAAGAGGCCCAGGACGTTTTCGCCCAGTTCCTCAAAAACCGTAGCTGCCCTATTAACAACCCCGGCCTCCGGCCGGGCCGTCCCGCCAAGGTAGCTATTGATCTCCCGGGCCAGGTCGTAAAGGGCCGCCAGAGCCCGCGCCGTATTGAAGTCATCATCCAGGGCAGCCGTAAACTCCCGGCGCAGTTCTTCAACCCGCCCGGCCAGGGTAGCACCCTCTTCGCTGCTGGCAGTTGACCCACCGGCACCCCCCAGGTGGCAGCGGGCCTCGTTCAAAAGGCGGCGGGTATTTTCCAGGCGTTCCAGGCCCTTCTCGGCGGCCAGGAGCCCGGCGTCATCAAAGTCAATGGGGCTGCGGTAATGGGTAGCAAGTAAAAACAGGCGCACGGCCAGGGGCCGGAAACGGCTGGCGATGTCCCTTACCAGGAAAAAATTGCCTCTAGACTTGGACAT includes:
- a CDS encoding IS110 family transposase, translating into MEVVYERCCGLDVHKKKVVACLITPGEKQLKQEIRTFGTMTEDLEGLRGWLLENGVTAVAMESTGVYWKPIYNILEGQIPELILINPEHFKALKGKKTDCKDAVWLAELLRHGLLAGSFIPPKEIRELRELTRYRAALVAEHSREVQRVQKQLENSNIKLSSVATDIMGVSGREILKAMLNGNEDPKELAQMARGKLRKKIPELEKALEGKIEEHTRLLLKQQLEHLEFLEQQIEELNAEIEKRMEPFFEEAGRLAEVNGIKKEAAQDIIAEIGVDMTPFPDADHLASWAGVCPGNNESAGKRKSGKTRKGNQHLRAILVQCSWAAIRTKDSYLSAKYRRLAPRLGKKKALLAIAHSLIKIIYHLLKDKAHYQDPGPNYYTKEERERRIRRLVKQIEAQGYTVTLEEKPSVA